From Zea mays cultivar B73 chromosome 3, Zm-B73-REFERENCE-NAM-5.0, whole genome shotgun sequence:
CTGCATCTCATCTCTCGTCTGCACTCAACCACTCACTCACCCACTGATAATCCATGTTGCTTGCAAACCATCCAATCCAAGCCAAGCTAGTGCTACCTCTGCATGCTAGAGCAGCTAGGAGACGACGTAGACACCTTTGGTTCCCTCCTCAAGTCGCTTTGCTCCGTTTCCAAGAAGACTAACTAACCAACGGTCCTGCTGCAGACGTTGCAACAGAAGCTTTGTAGTAGTTAGTAACGGCGCTGCTGATGCTGATTACTGGTAGTGGTAGCGACATACTAACGGTCGGTTTAACCGTCAAGAGCTACCTTCTCCACTGAACGGCACGGCACGGCATGTCATGTACTACTAGTTGACTGTTGACCTAGCTAGCTACTCTGAACCAGGAAAGAATGTAATTCAGCCGATCTATATGTTAGAAGCATGCGTGCATGTACCATCGAAGAGCACTACAGAAAGAGGCCTGACGGAGTGCGAGTTCGGAACCTGCCGGAAATCTTCAGTTACATGTCCTTTTCTTCATCCTCCATCACAGTTCATTcgcaaaagaaaaggaaaggaaaaggaaaggaaagaaaagaaaagaaaaggaaaaggtcagAAAAGATGTCTGAACCACCGACTCCCACACTCCGTACCAGCTGATTGACTCTGCGAGAGTGAGCAGAGCACCAGAGGTTTGATGTAGATGCATCTGGCATATTCATCCATACGTTACCAAGGATCAGAATGAACTAGCTGTACATGTTCTTGGCATCAAGAAATTAAAGTTCAGGACGATACATGCTAATTCCTTCCACGCATAACTTACTCAAGTACAACATGGACTCTCCTTGATGGATTGGATGTGCTGTGTTTCCCTTCCATCTCTAGCAGTTCACTCATCGATCCTTCCACGCATAATTAAGCAGCACACAAAATCCTAGTCTTTGATTGCTACTTACAGTATAACCGATACACGGCTTTTGCCTGTATGTGCTCCGCTCACTCGGTCGCTCCATCCATGGGGACGGACGTCCAAACCCAACGCAGGGGCGGCGTCGGTGGGCGTGTGCTACGGCACGAGCGGCGACAACCTGCCGCCGGCGAGCGCGGTGGTGGGCATGCTGCGCGACAACGGCTTCACGGTGGTGCGGCTCTACTGGCCCGACGGCGACGCGCTGGCGGCGCTGGGCGGGAGCGGGATCCGGGTGGTGGTGGGCGCGCCCAACGAGGCCCTGCCGGCGCTGGCGTCCggcgcggccgcggccgcggcgTGGGTCCGCGACAACGTGCAGGCGCACCCGGCGGTGGCGTTCCGCTACGTGGTGGTGGGCAACGAGGTCCCCCTGGAGCAGGCGCCGCTGCTCGTGCCGGCCATGGAGAACGTGCACGCGGCGCTGGCGGCCGCCGGGCTGGGCCACGTGAAGGTCACCACGGCCGTCTCGCAGGGCGCCATCGCCGTGCACCTGCCTCCGTCGGCGGGCGAGTTCACGGAGGAGGCCCGCTCGTTCATGGGCTACGTGGTGGCGTTCCTGGCGCGGACCCGCGCGCCGCTGCTGGCCAACCTGTACCCCTACTTCGTCTACACGCTGGGGCTGGGCCACCTGGGCATGGACTTCGCGCTGTTCACGGCGCCCGGGACGGTGGTGCAGGACGGGGAGTACGGGTACCAGAACCTGTTCGACGCCACGGTGGACGCGCTGTACGCGGCGGTGGGGAGGCTCGGCGTCGCCGGCGGGGACGGCGTCAGGGTGGTGGTGTCGGAGACCGGGTGGCCGACGGCGGGCGGCGCCGCAGCGTCGCTGGAGAACGCCAGGACGTACAACCAGAACCTGGTGAGGCACGTGTGGAAGGGCACGCCGCGGAGGCCCAGGAGGGTGGAGGCATACGTGTTCGCCATGTTCAACGAGGACAAGAAGGACGCCGGAGTGGAGCAGAACTGGGGCCTCTTCTACCCGAACATGGAGAGGGTTTACCCCATCACCTTTGGAGCCGGACGGCGACACTGACGACATTATAGAAGGAGCTTGGTGGACGACGACCGGTGCATTGCATGCAATGATCGAATTTGCACTCGACCGATCCAAGAAATGAATACGTACTGGGGTCATGGTGTGTGTGTTTTATTTGCGTGTACACAGCATTCAATGTACAATATATAGAGGAATTGTTGCGACCGCTGAGCGTTTGTTTGCTCAGACGTGTACGCGGAGAGGGGTCGATGCGTAGCTGGGTCTGGGTGTACGTAAACGTCATGCGTAGCAGTATGCACAAGCGTATGTACATTCCGTGACTCTTGTGAGCTATATACTTGTGAATTTGTGATGATGAGATTTGCAGATGTGGCACATTTGACATTTCTTTGAAAAAGTTTATTCTCATCATGTCCAAGTCATATTTTATTATTCCATCCACTAGTACACAGAACCTCTACAGTGATAGTTATAAAGTCATTTGCACTGTTATTTTTCggtgccgccagtgctaggggctagAGAAAATGTCCAAGAGCGGTTCTTTTAAGTAAACCACAAGTGAAAAGTTCTTTaaatataggtgtacattcggaccGCCCGGTCCAAGCCCCAAAAAGCCCGGCGCGATTGAATTTCGGGCTGACACGACCCATAATTATTACGAACTGTGTCGGACTAGCCCATGGGCTTAGCCATAAACATAAATTAGTAGCTCCTATATAATTTGGGGAGGATTACGGGGGACATTGCTCCCCTCTGCCCTCTCCTAGAATCGCTTCTGTCTAGAGATATTTGAACTGGCTTTTTTCGGTGTCGCCACTACTAAGGGCCAATGAAAAACAACATTTTCACTGTCGGATTTCTTCATTTGGTCGCCAGTGATAGTTTTCTCGTCTTTTTCaaattttcaaaataaaactgaatTATATATACATACacaaacaaatatatatatatatatattgatatacaTATtaaaaagcaacatggaattaaattctatgaGAAATTTATATACATAAAAGTCTTGTGTTTACAACCATCACACTTTCTGCACATCGAAGTTTTCAACTAAACTCTAATAACTATatcggctaagagatagtctactaatttctgtgaGTACTCTAAACTCTGGCCTATCTAATGTACTAgtagcatcgtgatattttccttcaacgggaatgacctctttcaatatgaatgtgtgtAAGTCCTCaattatgccatacaatgcaccttcgaTCATGTTCTCCGATTTTCCTCGTTGAAATTCCTGTAaagaagtttataaacatcatatATTTACACtcgataacacatttgcatctttaatgacataaatacatacatgactattactaataatatctgggcagggttcgtgatgtatcgtctgtTTTGTCTCATGAACTCGCATACATAGAACTCACATAGGACATATCCCGATGGTTTCTTGTGGTACTACATAAATCAAGAtttgttatttagttgcaacattgtactatgtacgtacatgtataATGTGTAATAATAAATTCACATAATTATCGGCCATTTAtagtggatgtctagtggcacgcgttGTTTCGACGTATCATACAttccacctctcatcttatagaatctgTAAGccatgtgatctcaaatagaatcgccTTGTTACTCTCAAATTTtcatcgataaaagtatgcatgcataaaAAAAGCTCACAGCTCTAAAATGCTGAGGAATTTTGCATAGGTCGAATGGTCGTAATCCAAGGACGAACACCAGCACCTTTCTAACCTttggataaatgaggaagcatatccaatAGTTCATGTATAAATCAAATTTGTGATAAatttgtattgaaattattaattttatttatgaaaaaacacacttacttaaagttgtacaggccactatggcttccctgtcttgaaagtGAAGCATTATGTGTCCTATATGTAGGTGGCATATCGAGCTTCAAAATATTTCTTCATATCCTGTGTCGAAGGGGGAATCCTCCAGTCGGGTGGCGGATTTCATCTGCCCTAATCCTCGGATGAGGAGTAGGCTTAGGTGATTGCTTAGGTGAGAGTTGTTCGGGCTTCCACTGTGCAGCATGTGTAATGTTCATAGTTGTCAACCATAGCATAGCCTTTTCTCGCCAACGTTAATAATTGGAACCATCAAATATATTGGGTTTTATTGTTGCAGCAAAGCTAACTACCGAATGGCTATACCAGTAATGTTTTTGGAGTGTTTTAGAGAAATAGGCATTTTACGATATATTGTGAGAGAATCAGTGAAAACTTAGTATGTGCACGTGTACAAGTTTAATATCATTTTTAAACATAAATAATATAAAAACAACAAGTTTTTGGAAGTTCCCTAAAGCAGAGTCGTTGCTAGAGGAATCGCCTACGTTGTTACCAACTAGAGTAAATATACTCGATTTGCCTCAGCCAGTATAGTCGTGCAATTTTATGAAGTAAAGAGTTGATGTCGTGCAGTCCCTTGAACTGTTGCCATGAAGTATACGAGGTATTTGTTCAGAGCGGTTGTGTGTAGATGCTCTCCAAGAGCCTTACTAGCCACTATCCCGAGCAAGATCTTCAGCGGACATGGTTCCATGTGCATACAACCATGGTAGTGGAGATGTAATTCACTGCAGTAGCAAAAAGCTTTAAAGGGAGAAAGAGAGAAGTCTCATGAGTAGGAGTACAACGAGAGTATCTGAGTTGTGAAAGTGTGCTATAAAGAGGAGGGATGGTGCCTCCTTATATATACGAGGAAAGATTGAACAGGGGAAGTACCTACGTTATGAGAATGTGTTCTAAAAATAAAGGGTGACACCTCCTTATATAACTGAGAAAGGACTAAGCACGGGATGAGAGGAATAACCTGAACATATTTGCACAGTAAATGAACCTGAACGCTATTGATAAGATTAAATTCTAGTTGTTATTGGTAATGATCATGTTAATGCCCAATCCATCATGGTCGTTATTGTTATCAATGACTCTCTATAACTGCAAAAAAATCATCTCACTGCAGCACCTCATATCAACCCCCATGGACTTGGCTCGGTGAGCAACCGCACGTGCGCGTGACACACTACAAATCTCCTTTTCCAACTTCATAGACAATACACATAGAGTCCACTTGGTTATGATATCTTCTAAATTTTAAGGTTAGATTAACCACCTTTTACTCTttaatattgtcggcgtttcgaccccggggggtccctggaccgacgagtaaattgccgccgcgtgccccagcccagatgggtcggcgcgagacggagcgcgaaggggggagaaagccggagggagacaggcgtaaaaggggaaacccacggccttcgtgtttgtcccgcgcctaggtcgggtgcgcttgcagtagggggttacaagcgtccacgcgggaggcagcgagaggcttacgcgagcgccgtcccgtccttccccgcgcggcccaccttctgtaagagggccctggaccttccttttataggcgtaaggagggggtccaggtgtacaattgggAGACGTagcatgtgctaacgtgtctagcagagaggagctagtgccctaagtacatgccgtcgtggcagccggagaggttttggcaccctgttcgtgtgatgtcgtggccgtcggaggagcgctggagcctggcggaaggacaactgtcggggctgtcgagtccttgctgacgtctccttgcttccgtaagagggctgagagccgccgtcgtcatggagcatgcggggcgccatcattacttgttttaccggggcgagctagatgggacgccggtcttgttccccgtagcctgagctagctaggggtaggataatgatggcccctcctgtgacgtggtcggtccgagccctgggttgggcgaggcggaggctcctccgaggtcgaggtcgagtctgtcttccgaggtcgaggtcgagtccgagcccttgggtcgggcgagacggagaccgtcggctgaggccgaggtcgagtccgagccctgggtcgggcgaggcagagttcgtcgtctttcggggccgaggccgagtccgagccctgggtcgggcgaggcggagttcgtcgtcttccgcggctgagcccgagtccgagtcctgggtcgggcgaggcagagttcgtcatcttctggggccgagcccgagtctgagccctgggtcgggcgaggtggagttcgtcgtcttccggggccgagcccgagtccgagccctgggtcgggcgaggcggagttcgtcgtcttccggggccgagcccgagtccgagccctgggtcgggtgaagcggagttcgtcgtcttccggggccgagcccgagtccgagccctgggtcgggcgaggcggagtttcctatggcgcccgaggccggacttggctgctgtcagcctcactctatcgagtggcacagtagtcggagtggcgcaggcggcgctgtcctcttgtcaggccggtcagtggagcggcgaagtgactgcggtcacttcggctctatcgactgaagggcgcgcgtcaggataaagtgtcaggccacctttgcattaaatgctcctgcgatacggtcggtcgtcgtggcgatttggccaaggttgcttcttagcgaagactgggcctcgggcgagccgaaggtgtgtccgttgcttgagggggccctcgggcgagacgtgaatcctccggggtcggctgcccttgcccgaggctaggctcgggcgaggcgagatcgtgtcccttgagtggaccgagccttgacttaatcgcacccatcaggcctttgcagctttgtgctgatgggggttaccagctgagatttagaagtcttgggggtacccctaattatggtccccgacagtagcccccgagcctcaaagggagtgttaatactcgcttggaggcttttgtcgcacttttttgcaaggggaccggcctttctcggttgcgttttgttccggtgggtgcgcgcgagcgcacccgccgggtgtagcccccgaggcctcggaggagtggtttgactccttcgaggtcttaatgcgtttcgcgatgcttcggccggtctggttgttccctcatgcgagctggccgtagcccgggtgcacggtcgggtcccaagttctcaggctggtatgttgacgctgtcaatggtttggccagagccggatttgcgagagcagcccccgagcctccacacagagcgagagggcggtcaagggcagactcgacttttttacatacgcccctgcgtcgcctttccgcaaggagggggggaaaagcgccatgttgccctcggagggcgtcgaacatggtgtctccaatgagctgctaacgggtaatccgagtggacgcccgtgccccatttgttaggggtcggctagaggcccggaggcgcgctccaaaagtacctacggttgatttgtcggacccggtccccttttgacggggtccgagggctcgatgcctccctctgatgggatttcgttacaaaatcgttcccgttggtctcggaaatgtcctagggtacctcgggagcgtagcccgagccttggttatgtatcgagcgtacccagggtcatccctcgctctgtgtctgaggcggctgtgaacccttcgagggccagcctacgaacccctgatcagtagtggatgcggagcccgagtggcctgaggcggccgttgaacccttccgaggggccggccttcgaacctctgaccagtagtgggcgcggagcccgagcgctctgaggcggctgttgaacccctccgaggggccagccttcgaacctctgatcagtaggggggctcggggcccgtttccttcgcggagaaggatccctttcggggtatcccctttcccggtccctgttgtaagagagagaaagaggaagaggaaaaggatacgaaatcgaataacatggcgcacctttttgacgcggtcattgtggcgaaggcgaagcgtcgcccgcttctcctgccaaaggtgccgcctgttccgccgcagagttaatgcgacgggacgagtggttcgtggggcagc
This genomic window contains:
- the LOC100285031 gene encoding lichenase-2 precursor (The RefSeq protein has 2 substitutions compared to this genomic sequence) produces the protein MAAQGAGASASPLSGFHVALLLLLTILASILARAASVGVCYGTSGDNLPPASAVVGMLRDNGFTVVRLYWPDGDALAALGGSGIRVVVGAPNEALPALASGAAAAAAWVRDNVQAHPAVAFRYVVVGNEVPLEQAPLLVPAMENVHAALAAAGLGHVKVTTAVSQGAIAVHLPPSVGEFTEEARSFMGYVVTFLARTRAPLLANLYPYFVYTLGLGHLGMDFALFTAPGTVVQDGEYGYQNLFDATVDALYAAVGRLGVAGGDGVRVVVSETGWPTAGGAAASLENARTYNQNLVRHVWKGTPRRPRRVEAYVFAMFNEDKKDAGVEQNWGLFYPNMERVYPITFGAGRRH